The Segatella copri genome contains a region encoding:
- a CDS encoding AAA family ATPase: MGKYSSIIILDPVPAKMRDYCKISKELKSDGSNVAGVLCALAPEEKKKVEALVSSYVRPLPERDINKVISEPVSLIKSDDMLYYYEDWNPEQPVDARGMSDGTLRFIAIVVALLAVAPHSLLLIEEVDNGLHPSRAKELVDMLKDLSRQRQVDVLCTTHNPVLLDELGNKMIPFVSYVTRDENGDSHVNLLEEKENLTKLMASGTIGRMMVNDKI; the protein is encoded by the coding sequence TTGGGCAAGTATAGTAGCATCATCATTCTTGATCCTGTTCCTGCTAAGATGCGTGATTACTGCAAGATTTCAAAAGAGTTGAAGTCTGATGGTAGTAATGTAGCTGGCGTTTTATGTGCATTGGCACCTGAGGAAAAGAAGAAGGTGGAAGCACTGGTGTCTAGCTATGTTCGACCACTTCCTGAGCGTGATATTAACAAGGTGATATCTGAGCCTGTTAGCCTGATTAAGTCGGATGACATGCTTTATTATTATGAGGATTGGAATCCCGAACAACCTGTTGATGCAAGAGGTATGAGTGATGGTACGCTTCGTTTTATAGCGATTGTCGTAGCTCTTTTGGCGGTTGCACCTCATAGTTTATTGCTTATCGAAGAGGTGGATAATGGCTTGCATCCTTCTCGTGCTAAGGAGTTGGTTGATATGTTGAAGGACTTGTCACGACAGCGCCAGGTTGATGTGCTCTGTACGACGCATAATCCAGTTTTGTTAGATGAGTTAGGCAACAAGATGATTCCGTTTGTCAGCTATGTTACCCGTGATGAGAATGGTGATAGTCATGTCAATCTCTTGGAAGAAAAAGAGAATCTAACCAAATTGA